A genomic window from Anguilla rostrata isolate EN2019 chromosome 14, ASM1855537v3, whole genome shotgun sequence includes:
- the LOC135239491 gene encoding FAST kinase domain-containing protein 5, mitochondrial: MSARALCRRVAALRLLASTPGREVWRSRCQRWDGGHGEEEEEGRVPAPRPGEYLVQYNPAAYETVPRAAAAAASCGAEDEEPAPPPRAPPFRQQGNPYSVRSSRSLSSSQNTLLDLALSRGEGGKKPASAAAATPPAEDPPGGFEPRAFQKCRPEYAAVSHDPAHRPTPISADEAFLLLNKVSVLRGSLGPQDVVGFLGELARLPPEQLPLVRGHSCFSMLLRYAVESLRLLSDAQLLEALRALASLGLPPAHGVLGLLEAEFGRRAMEGMEPRRLLLAADLWRCLGRPVPQFLEQLYGSAAGWRWSDMGPAELVQLVYVMGEGRRSPADLLPTLELQLLRHLDRLTAEELGAVCLGLFKSQSSLSPGAVVRLANRACVLLPEMSDYGLVNALKLLRFSYLDHRGLLRALATEMPRRAPRMGVPGLMHVALACSALHHRDDGVLQAVADRLPALVPPCRSKDAAKLLWAFGTVGFPPSRAPRLYPGLAEALRQREGEFRRFPEHLLTGLLGLAFAGIFPTDLLAQALSPDFAALAAASRHLELKKDLFTVDASVGLEVPGWAGPRVDRALAEEVTAQLWSFALQDVCVKPEVLEAERLLGELLGGAAFVRKHMILPHTRSIDLEVRLDPAGGPVPLCSEGDLHGPGPESVSPAARAWERGLVGVTITEDLLAQLTNIKGPVVSHPTEKPDSRPAHSPAPTASRDRAFPSGAELTEGLLEALRRPGAPSPCPTRGVQRLAVQVSNRNHFCYRSRQLLGLHAMKRRQLALLGYSVVELHYWEWFPLLKRSRAERLAYLRSKILGHLD; encoded by the coding sequence ATGTCTGCTCGGGCACTATGCCGGCGGGTGGCTGCTCTTCGGCTCCTAGCCTCCACCCCCGGGAGAGAGGTGTGGAGGTCCAGGTGCCAGCGGTGGGACGGTGGTCAcggcgaggaggaagaggaggggcgaGTTCCAGCCCCCAGGCCGGGGGAGTACCTGGTGCAGTATAACCCCGCGGCGTACGAGACGGTCCcgcgggccgccgccgccgccgcctcgtgTGGGGCGGAGGATGAGgagccggccccgccccctcgggcCCCGCCCTTCCGGCAGCAGGGCAACCCTTACAGCGTGCGCTCGTCCCGCAGTCTGTCCAGCTCCCAGAACACCCTGCTGGACCTGGCCCTCAGCCGGGGCGAGGGCGGCAAGAAACCTGCGTCCGCCGCTgccgccaccccccccgccgAAGACCCCCCCGGCGGCTTCGAGCCCCGCGCCTTCCAGAAGTGCCGGCCGGAGTACGCCGCCGTGAGCCATGACCCCGCCCACCGGCCGACGCCCATCTCCGCCGACGAGGCGTTCCTGCTGCTGAACAAGGTGTCGGTCCTCCGGGGCTCCCTAGGGCCCCAGGACGTGGTGGGCTTCCTGGGCGAGCTGGCCCGCCTGCCCCCGGAGCAGCTGCCCCTGGTGCGGGGCCACTCCTGCTTCTCCATGCTGCTGCGCTACGCGGTGGAGAGCCTGCGGCTCCTCTCCGACGCCCAGCTGCTGGAGGCCCTGCGCGCCCTGGCGTCCCTGGGCCTGCCCCCGGCCCACGGCGTGCTGGGCCTGCTGGAGGCGGAGTTCGGGCGGCGGGCGATGGAGGGGATGGAGCCGCGGCGGCTGCTGCTGGCGGCCGACCTGTGGCGCTGCCTGGGCCGGCCGGTGCCCCAGTTTCTGGAGCAGCTCTACGGCAGCGCCGCGGGCTGGCGCTGGTCCGACATGGGCCCGGCGGAGCTGGTGCAGCTGGTCTACGTGATGGGAGAGGGCCGACGCTCCCCCGCCGACCTGCTCCCGaccctggagctgcagctgctccgCCACCTGGACCGGCTGACGGCCGAGGAGCTGGGTGCGGTCTGCCTGGGCCTCTTCAAGTCCCAGAGCTCGCTGTCGCCCGGCGCGGTGGTGCGGCTGGCCAACCGGGCGTGCGTGCTGCTGCCGGAGATGAGCGACTACGGCCTGGTGAACGCGCTCAAGCTGCTGCGCTTCAGCTACCTGGACCACCGCGGGCTCCTGCGGGCCCTGGCGACGGAGATGCCGCGCCGGGCGCCGCGCATGGGCGTGCCGGGCCTGATGCACGTGGCGCTGGCCTGCTCGGCGCTGCACCACCGGGACGACGGGGTGCTGCAGGCCGTGGCCGACCGCCTGCCGGCGCTGGTGCCGCCGTGCCGGAGCAAGGACGCCGCCAAGCTGCTGTGGGCCTTCGGCACGGTGGGCTTCCCGCCCAGCCGGGCGCCGCGGCTCTACCCCGGCCTGGCCGAGGCGCTGCGGCAGCGGGAGGGCGAGTTCCGCCGCTTCCCCGAGCACCTGCTCACCGGGCTCCTGGGCCTGGCCTTCGCCGGGATCTTCCCCACCGACCTGCTGGCCCAGGCGCTCAGCCCGGACTTCGCGGCTCTGGCGGCCGCCTCGCGCCACCTGGAGCTGAAGAAGGACCTGTTCACCGTGGACGCGTCGGTGGGGCTGGAGGTGCCCGGCTGGGCGGGCCCGCGGGTGGACCGGGCCCTGGCGGAGGAGGTGACGGCGCAGCTGTGGAGCTTCGCCCTGCAGGACGTGTGCGTGAAGCCGGAGGTGCTGGAGGCGGAGCGGCTCCTCGGGGAGCTGCTGGGCGGGGCGGCGTTCGTGCGCAAGCACATGATCCTGCCGCACACCCGCTCCATCGACCTGGAGGTCCGCCTGGACCCCGCCGGGGGCCCCgtccctctctgctctgagggCGACCTCCATGGCCCCGGGCCGGAGAGCGTTTCCCCTGCCGCGCGGGCCTGGGAAAGGGGCCTTGTGGGCGTGACCATCACAGAGGACCTGCTGGCCCAGCTGACCAACATCAAAGGGCCCGTGGTGAGTCACCCCACAGAGAAGCCCGATTCCCGTCCCGCCCACTCGCCAGCCCCAACGGCATCGCGGGACAGGGCGTTCCCCAGTGGGGCGGAGCTAACAGAAGGGCTCCTGGAGGCCCTGAGGAGACCCGGGGCCCCCTCGCCCTGTCCCACTCGGGGGGTGCAGAGACTCGCCGTGCAGGTGTCCAACAGGAACCATTTCTGCTACCGGTCCCGCCAGCTGCTGGGGCTGCACGCGATGAAGAGGAGGCAGCTGGCCCTGCTGGGCTACAGCGTGGTGGAGCTGCACTACTGGGAGTGGTTTCCGCTGCTGAAGCGCTCCCGCGCAGAGAGACTGGCCTACCTTCGCTCCAAGATCCTCGGACACCTGGACTGA